A single Actinomycetota bacterium DNA region contains:
- a CDS encoding CsbD family protein yields MDLEEKVKAKYDEAKGEVKEKLGEHIDDPELEGRGHLDQAKGKAREAWGEVKDAAAKGKEAVTDN; encoded by the coding sequence ATGGACCTGGAAGAGAAGGTGAAGGCGAAGTACGACGAGGCCAAAGGTGAAGTCAAGGAGAAGCTCGGCGAGCACATCGACGACCCGGAGCTCGAGGGCCGGGGCCACCTGGACCAGGCCAAGGGCAAGGCCCGGGAAGCCTGGGGCGAGGTCAAGGACGCCGCCGCCAAGGGCAAAGAGGCGGTCACCGACAACTAG
- a CDS encoding thioredoxin-like domain-containing protein → MAIHAPAFPPDAVWLNVERPLTTEDLRGHIVLVHFWTYACINCQHALQTLAALERELEGEPLVVVSVHSPKFPTQREEERVREAVRQLEVRHPVVLDPDSSITHSYAVRGWPTIVFVDPAGAILGVGPGEPEPQALLGVMRQALAQYRVQGVLTGGPLPIHVEPPEPRTLSFPSAVVTGTVAGTECVIVADAGHNEVAVFDHAGAKVRRLGSGVLHRPCGLALVDGTLYVADTGNHVVRAFDLASGDVTSVAEAPGLRSPWGLAWDGSRLYIAGAGTHQLWVFDPVTADTSLLAGTGAEGGRDGGASAATFAQPSGLALAGDTLYVADSETSSIRAVTDLDGTPQVRTIVGRGDLFGFGDRDGAGPVVEMQHPIGIATGAPGGGRLYVADTFNHKVRTLDAATRACRTLFGNGDSELAPGGTPGTGLTSASPTLPAFIEPEGLAWWPGPDLGPDNGGELLVADTGNHRLLAIRLSDGARRVLVG, encoded by the coding sequence ATGGCCATCCACGCCCCCGCCTTCCCGCCCGATGCCGTCTGGTTGAACGTCGAGCGCCCCCTCACCACCGAGGATCTCCGGGGCCACATCGTGCTGGTCCACTTCTGGACCTACGCCTGCATCAACTGCCAGCACGCCCTGCAGACCCTGGCGGCCCTGGAGCGGGAGCTGGAGGGGGAGCCGCTGGTGGTCGTGAGCGTCCACTCGCCCAAGTTCCCCACGCAGCGGGAGGAGGAGCGGGTGCGCGAGGCGGTACGCCAGCTCGAGGTCCGCCACCCGGTGGTCCTGGACCCCGACTCCTCGATCACCCACAGCTACGCCGTGCGGGGCTGGCCCACCATCGTCTTCGTGGATCCCGCCGGCGCCATCCTGGGCGTCGGCCCGGGCGAGCCCGAGCCGCAGGCGCTCCTCGGGGTCATGCGCCAGGCGCTCGCCCAGTACCGGGTCCAAGGGGTGCTGACCGGCGGGCCGCTGCCGATCCACGTCGAGCCCCCCGAGCCCCGCACGCTGTCGTTCCCCAGTGCCGTGGTGACCGGCACGGTGGCCGGCACCGAGTGCGTGATCGTGGCCGATGCCGGCCACAACGAGGTGGCGGTGTTCGACCACGCCGGGGCCAAGGTCCGCCGCCTAGGGTCAGGGGTGCTCCACCGGCCCTGCGGGCTGGCCCTGGTGGACGGCACCCTCTACGTCGCCGACACCGGCAACCACGTGGTCCGTGCCTTCGATCTGGCCAGCGGCGACGTCACCAGCGTGGCCGAGGCCCCCGGTCTGCGCTCACCCTGGGGCCTGGCCTGGGACGGCAGCCGGCTCTACATCGCCGGGGCCGGGACCCACCAACTGTGGGTCTTCGACCCGGTAACCGCCGACACGAGCCTCCTGGCCGGGACCGGGGCCGAGGGAGGCCGGGACGGCGGGGCAAGCGCGGCCACCTTCGCCCAGCCCAGTGGCCTGGCCCTGGCGGGCGACACCCTCTATGTTGCCGACAGCGAGACCTCCAGCATCCGGGCGGTCACCGACCTGGACGGCACCCCGCAGGTCCGGACGATCGTGGGCCGGGGGGACCTCTTCGGCTTCGGCGACCGCGACGGCGCCGGTCCGGTGGTGGAGATGCAGCACCCGATCGGCATCGCCACCGGGGCCCCGGGGGGCGGGCGCCTGTACGTCGCCGACACCTTCAACCACAAGGTGCGCACCCTCGATGCCGCCACCCGGGCCTGCCGGACCCTCTTCGGCAACGGGGACTCCGAGCTGGCACCGGGCGGCACTCCGGGCACCGGGCTGACCTCGGCCAGCCCCACCCTGCCCGCCTTCATCGAGCCCGAGGGCCTGGCGTGGTGGCCCGGGCCGGACCTCGGCCCGGACAACGGCGGCGAGCTCCTGGTCGCCGACACCGGCAACCACCGCCTCCTGGCGATCCGCCTGAGCGACGGCGCCCGCCGGGTGCTGGTCGGCTGA
- a CDS encoding uroporphyrinogen-III synthase, with protein MATDPAPTPSDALAGLTVAAPATRRAIETAALIRRWGGEPLVAPLLEEIPVEDEGPLRAATDAVLAAPATWSVHLTGVGTRAWFERAAGWGQLEALLGVLGAGQIVARGQKTSAALGERGLRPVWVPEGETSAEIAAGLGGRLTAADTVAIQLSGEPVRALSEAVAGAGARPIEVAPYRWSLPTDPADRERAEAFVRSLAAGGAQAIVVTSAVQATHLFAVARGLGVEEGLRRALTSRIFVAAVGGVARRGLEAEGVASDLVADPPRLGALLRALAAAAPAVRSKAGV; from the coding sequence ATGGCCACCGACCCCGCACCGACGCCCAGCGACGCCCTGGCCGGGCTGACGGTGGCGGCGCCCGCCACCCGCCGGGCGATCGAGACCGCCGCCCTCATCCGCCGGTGGGGCGGTGAGCCGCTGGTGGCTCCCCTCCTGGAGGAGATCCCGGTGGAGGACGAGGGGCCGCTGCGGGCGGCGACCGACGCCGTCCTGGCGGCGCCCGCCACGTGGTCGGTGCACCTCACCGGCGTCGGCACCCGGGCCTGGTTCGAGCGGGCGGCGGGCTGGGGCCAGCTCGAGGCTCTCCTGGGGGTGCTGGGGGCCGGCCAGATCGTCGCCCGGGGGCAGAAGACCTCGGCGGCGCTCGGCGAGCGCGGCCTGCGGCCCGTCTGGGTGCCGGAAGGCGAGACGTCGGCCGAGATCGCCGCCGGGCTGGGCGGGCGACTCACGGCCGCCGACACCGTGGCCATCCAGCTGTCGGGCGAGCCGGTGCGGGCCCTGTCGGAGGCCGTAGCCGGGGCAGGCGCCCGCCCCATCGAGGTGGCGCCCTACCGGTGGAGCCTGCCGACCGACCCCGCCGACCGCGAGCGGGCCGAGGCCTTCGTCCGCTCCCTGGCGGCGGGCGGGGCCCAGGCGATCGTGGTGACCAGCGCCGTGCAGGCCACCCACCTGTTTGCGGTCGCCCGGGGACTGGGCGTCGAGGAGGGCTTGCGCCGGGCGCTCACCTCCCGGATCTTCGTGGCCGCCGTGGGCGGGGTGGCCCGCCGGGGGCTGGAAGCCGAGGGCGTGGCATCGGACCTGGTGGCCGACCCGCCCCGGTTGGGAGCCCTGCTCCGGGCGCTGGCGGCGGCGGCCCCCGCCGTGCGGAGCAAAGCCGGCGTCTGA
- a CDS encoding NAD(P)/FAD-dependent oxidoreductase, with product MSRLGEETMMHGTPDYDVVIVGAGHNGLVAAAYLGRAGRRVLVCERAAVAGGAAVTEEIIPGYRSSTGSYALSMLRPDIIAELGLVERGLRWRPKDPQMFVPLPDGRSFRVWRDGVRTREELAAIHRPDGDGYLRWSAFWDGAVALLRPLVEDPSPPTPAEVETWLDRQGRSDVWRLAVAGSAADCVGAFFEADEIRGAFAPQGIIGTHASPEHPGTAWIMAFHALGGELNGADGTWASVEGGMGSVTRCLADAAREAGVEIRTSCPVASVLMGAGGAAGVVLDSGAVVTAPVVVSNADPVRTFLGLVPAATLDDLFVDRVRGWRMDGAVIKINLALNALPPLVGAGPGGDEHRATLLISPSLGYLHRAWEEAAAGSVPRRPFMEVFFQTAVDPALAPPGGHTASAFVQYAPAVGGEGAPEDLHAAALGAVLETLSAVAPSLPGAVIGSQVLLPADLESRFGLTGGDIFHGSMLPDQAFGNRFGYRTPVPGLFLCGSGASPGGCVMGAAGRNAARVVLAGDP from the coding sequence GTGAGTAGGTTGGGTGAGGAGACCATGATGCACGGGACCCCCGACTACGACGTCGTCATCGTCGGCGCCGGCCACAACGGCCTGGTGGCGGCCGCCTACCTCGGGCGGGCCGGGCGGCGGGTGCTGGTGTGCGAGCGGGCGGCGGTGGCGGGCGGGGCGGCGGTCACCGAGGAGATCATCCCGGGCTACCGGAGCTCGACGGGCTCCTACGCCCTCAGCATGCTGCGCCCCGACATCATCGCCGAGCTGGGCCTCGTGGAGCGGGGCCTGCGGTGGCGCCCGAAGGATCCCCAGATGTTCGTCCCGCTGCCCGACGGGCGGTCCTTCCGGGTCTGGCGCGACGGCGTCCGTACCCGGGAGGAACTGGCCGCGATCCACCGCCCGGACGGGGACGGCTACCTGCGGTGGTCGGCGTTCTGGGACGGGGCGGTCGCCCTCCTGCGGCCGCTGGTGGAGGACCCTTCCCCACCCACGCCGGCCGAGGTGGAGACCTGGCTGGACCGGCAGGGGCGCAGCGACGTCTGGCGCCTGGCGGTCGCCGGGAGCGCGGCCGACTGCGTCGGGGCGTTCTTCGAGGCCGACGAGATCCGGGGCGCCTTCGCCCCCCAGGGCATCATCGGCACCCACGCTTCACCCGAACACCCGGGAACGGCCTGGATCATGGCGTTCCACGCCCTCGGCGGCGAGCTGAACGGTGCCGACGGGACGTGGGCATCAGTGGAAGGCGGGATGGGGTCGGTGACCCGGTGCCTGGCGGATGCCGCCCGGGAGGCCGGGGTGGAGATCCGGACCTCCTGCCCGGTGGCCTCGGTCCTGATGGGGGCCGGTGGCGCCGCCGGCGTGGTGCTGGACAGCGGGGCGGTGGTGACCGCGCCCGTGGTGGTGTCCAACGCCGATCCGGTGCGGACGTTCCTCGGCCTGGTGCCGGCGGCCACGCTCGACGATTTGTTTGTTGATCGGGTCCGGGGCTGGCGGATGGACGGGGCGGTCATAAAGATCAACCTGGCGCTCAATGCGCTCCCACCACTGGTGGGAGCCGGCCCGGGGGGCGACGAGCACCGGGCGACGCTGCTGATCTCGCCCTCGCTCGGGTATCTGCACCGGGCCTGGGAGGAGGCCGCGGCGGGCTCGGTGCCCCGGCGGCCGTTCATGGAGGTGTTCTTCCAGACGGCGGTGGACCCGGCCCTGGCACCCCCCGGGGGCCACACCGCCTCGGCGTTTGTGCAGTACGCCCCAGCCGTGGGCGGTGAGGGGGCTCCCGAAGACCTGCACGCTGCCGCGCTGGGCGCCGTCCTGGAGACGTTGTCGGCGGTGGCGCCATCCTTGCCCGGGGCGGTCATCGGCTCCCAGGTGCTGCTGCCCGCCGATCTCGAGTCCCGTTTCGGCCTGACCGGCGGCGACATCTTCCACGGATCGATGCTGCCCGATCAGGCCTTCGGCAACCGGTTCGGGTACCGGACGCCGGTGCCCGGCCTGTTCCTATGCGGGTCGGGCGCTTCGCCCGGCGGCTGCGTCATGGGCGCCGCCGGGCGCAATGCGGCTCGGGTGGTGCTGGCCGGCGACCCGTAG
- a CDS encoding DUF5666 domain-containing protein, which translates to MKLRYGLSLLALAFGAVACGGAAKTAASTPSPTPSTRARGRGAGVAGTVASVKGGTIVVNLRAGGSATVDTSSSTVVMKTVTTTVSALTPSTAVLVTGPMNADGTYTANAITITPAGGAGGFGGFGGGGGGGFGGFGGGGSGAFSPRPGASGGPGAGRGRAAVGTVTNVNGADVFIQTAAGATVEAVTSASTVVSETQTGALSDLTPGSTITVVGARGSTGAYAATRIIIGNLGRGGGFGGFFGGGGSGTAA; encoded by the coding sequence ATGAAGCTGCGCTACGGCCTGTCCCTCCTCGCCCTGGCGTTCGGTGCCGTGGCGTGCGGCGGGGCGGCGAAGACAGCGGCATCGACCCCTTCGCCGACCCCGAGTACGCGGGCGCGGGGGCGGGGTGCGGGCGTCGCCGGGACCGTGGCCAGCGTGAAGGGCGGTACCATCGTGGTGAACCTGCGGGCGGGCGGGTCGGCCACCGTCGATACCTCGTCGTCCACCGTCGTCATGAAGACGGTGACCACCACGGTGAGCGCCCTCACCCCCAGCACCGCCGTGCTCGTCACCGGTCCCATGAACGCCGACGGCACCTACACCGCCAACGCCATCACCATCACGCCAGCGGGGGGAGCAGGCGGGTTCGGCGGGTTCGGAGGCGGCGGCGGTGGTGGGTTCGGAGGCTTCGGCGGCGGAGGTAGCGGCGCTTTCAGCCCGCGGCCGGGAGCCTCCGGTGGGCCGGGCGCCGGCCGGGGGCGGGCGGCGGTGGGCACCGTCACCAACGTCAACGGTGCCGACGTCTTCATCCAGACGGCCGCCGGGGCCACAGTCGAGGCCGTCACCTCGGCCAGTACCGTGGTGAGCGAGACCCAGACCGGCGCCCTGTCGGACCTCACGCCCGGCTCCACCATCACCGTGGTCGGGGCCCGGGGCAGTACCGGGGCCTACGCCGCCACCCGGATCATCATCGGGAATTTGGGCCGGGGCGGGGGCTTCGGCGGTTTCTTCGGCGGCGGAGGCAGCGGCACCGCGGCCTGA
- a CDS encoding site-2 protease family protein, giving the protein MHSTRITVLRVRGIPIDISWSWVPIVVFLVWSLQTRIFPENFPGLSSGAYLVMAVVAALALFASVVLHELGHALRALREGMQIDGITLWLFGGVARFVGMFPSPGAELRIAAAGPAVTAVLLAAFGAAGWAAVHAGLPAAVRGVLVYLAAVNLLLLAFNLVPALPLDGGRMLRALLWRHKGNFAGATTTTGILGQGFGLVLCGLGIANLTADALTTGLWLCLIGVFIVQAARSELAAGTVDRAFGAARVRDVMAPPRTVEAASSVADALAAGGARPAWFPVTTAGNLVGLLSREQAENVPAADRAARTVAQTMTPAAQVARLGADEPVRAVLGTLQAASRPAVVVDGGGSIAGIVTMDDVARALQSRLQNGRPSPWRAHRARLGGGIGAAVLLLLVVGFVYHPPIYVASPTPAVDISQDITINGVPVHPVSGRFLLVAVRADQHTLFGTIAEAFHPHRSLIPSSAVGTQAFENDLFRESRMLAAAAAATADGMQVTMTGHGAEVTGVRAGSPAASVLRTGDLITGVAGQSVGTEFDLQAVVRSHPAGTAFLLHIVRHGQAVAVQVTSSRIDGLNAIGVDLLTKDISVSGPFTISFRDRPIGGPSAGLVYALAISDALGNLDTGGRAIAATGTIDRAGAVGDVGDVDLKAIGAADQGARLFIVPASETQEAKGPVADVLGVSSLDEALNAVQAGH; this is encoded by the coding sequence GTGCACTCGACCCGCATCACGGTCCTGCGGGTCCGCGGGATCCCCATCGACATCAGCTGGTCGTGGGTCCCGATCGTGGTGTTCTTGGTCTGGTCCCTGCAGACCCGGATCTTCCCGGAGAACTTCCCCGGCCTGAGTTCGGGCGCCTACCTGGTGATGGCCGTGGTGGCGGCCCTGGCGCTGTTCGCCTCGGTCGTGCTCCACGAGTTGGGCCACGCCCTCCGGGCGCTCCGGGAGGGGATGCAGATCGACGGCATCACGCTGTGGCTCTTCGGCGGGGTGGCCCGCTTCGTCGGCATGTTCCCCTCGCCCGGGGCCGAGTTGCGCATCGCCGCCGCCGGCCCAGCAGTAACCGCCGTCCTGCTCGCCGCCTTCGGTGCGGCCGGGTGGGCGGCGGTCCATGCCGGGCTCCCGGCCGCCGTCCGGGGTGTGCTCGTCTACCTGGCGGCGGTCAACCTGCTGCTGCTGGCGTTCAACCTCGTCCCCGCCCTCCCCCTGGACGGGGGGCGCATGCTGCGGGCGCTGCTGTGGCGCCACAAGGGCAACTTCGCCGGCGCCACCACCACCACCGGGATCCTCGGCCAGGGCTTCGGCCTCGTGCTGTGCGGGCTGGGCATCGCCAACCTGACCGCCGACGCCCTGACCACCGGCCTCTGGCTCTGCCTCATCGGAGTCTTCATCGTCCAAGCGGCCCGCTCCGAACTGGCCGCCGGGACCGTGGACCGGGCGTTCGGCGCCGCCCGGGTCCGGGACGTCATGGCGCCCCCGCGCACCGTCGAGGCGGCCTCCTCGGTGGCCGACGCGCTCGCTGCCGGTGGCGCCCGGCCGGCGTGGTTCCCGGTCACCACCGCCGGCAACCTGGTCGGCCTGCTGTCCCGGGAGCAGGCCGAGAACGTGCCCGCCGCCGACCGCGCTGCCCGCACCGTCGCCCAGACCATGACCCCCGCAGCCCAGGTCGCCCGGCTGGGGGCCGACGAGCCGGTCCGGGCGGTGCTCGGCACCCTGCAGGCGGCGTCGAGGCCGGCAGTGGTGGTCGACGGCGGCGGTAGCATCGCCGGCATCGTGACCATGGACGACGTGGCCCGCGCCCTGCAGTCCCGGCTCCAGAACGGCCGGCCGTCGCCCTGGCGGGCGCACCGGGCCCGGCTCGGTGGGGGGATCGGGGCGGCCGTGCTCCTGCTGTTGGTCGTCGGTTTCGTCTACCACCCGCCCATCTACGTGGCGTCGCCGACCCCCGCGGTCGACATCTCGCAGGACATCACCATCAATGGAGTGCCCGTCCACCCGGTCTCGGGCAGGTTCCTGCTGGTGGCCGTGCGGGCGGACCAGCACACCCTGTTCGGCACCATCGCCGAGGCCTTCCACCCCCACCGTTCCCTGATCCCCTCGTCGGCGGTGGGCACCCAGGCTTTCGAGAACGACCTGTTCCGGGAGAGCCGCATGCTGGCAGCCGCGGCGGCCGCCACCGCCGACGGCATGCAGGTGACCATGACCGGGCACGGTGCCGAGGTCACCGGGGTCCGGGCGGGCTCGCCCGCGGCCTCGGTCCTGCGCACCGGCGACCTCATCACCGGGGTGGCCGGGCAATCGGTGGGTACTGAGTTCGACCTGCAGGCGGTGGTGCGCTCCCACCCGGCGGGCACGGCCTTCCTGCTGCACATCGTGCGCCATGGGCAGGCGGTGGCCGTGCAGGTGACCAGCTCGCGGATCGACGGCCTGAACGCCATCGGCGTCGACCTGCTGACCAAGGACATCTCGGTATCCGGGCCGTTCACGATCTCGTTCCGGGACCGCCCGATCGGGGGGCCGTCCGCCGGGCTGGTCTACGCCCTGGCGATCTCCGACGCCCTGGGCAACCTCGACACCGGGGGCCGGGCGATCGCCGCCACCGGCACCATCGACCGAGCCGGGGCCGTGGGCGACGTGGGCGACGTGGACCTCAAGGCCATCGGGGCCGCCGACCAGGGGGCCAGGCTGTTCATCGTCCCGGCGAGCGAGACGCAGGAGGCCAAGGGGCCGGTGGCCGACGTGCTGGGGGTCAGCTCACTGGACGAGGCGCTGAACGCCGTCCAGGCCGGCCACTAG